Proteins from one Paraburkholderia sp. BL10I2N1 genomic window:
- a CDS encoding aminopeptidase P family protein, with protein sequence MNARLPEISSIPERIALLRGAMAREGLAAYLVPSADPHLSEYLPGRWQGRQWLSGFTGSVGTLVVTDSFAGLWVDSRYWVQAEAQLAGTGVQLMKMMAGQQSTPHVDWLAQNVESGATVGVDGAVLGVAAARTLTEMLTARDVKLRTDVDLLDAIWPQRPSLPAEAVYEHAAPHASVARADKLDQIRRAMQEKGAQWHFISTLDDLAWLLNLRGADVSYNPVFVAHALVGLDRASLFVADGKVPQALADALASDGIRVEPYARAADALSALPVGATLLIDPRRITFGLLKAVPPEVKIVEAVNPSTFLKSRKTEAEAEYVRATMEQDGAALAEFFAWFEGALGRETITELTIDERLTAARARRPGFVTLSFGTIAGFNANGAMPHYRATEASHATIEGNGLLLIDSGGQYLSGTTDVTRVVPIGSITAEHRGDFTTVLRGTMALSRAQFPRGIRSPMLDSIARAPIWEAGADYGHGTGHGVGYFLNVHEGPQVISHYAPAEAWTAMEEGMITSIEPGIYRPGKWGIRIENLVLNRPAEQTEFGDFLKFETLTLCPIDTRCVDLALLRDDERAWLNAYHETVRTRVSPHVSGDAKAWLEMRTQPV encoded by the coding sequence ATGAACGCCCGACTCCCCGAAATCTCCTCCATTCCTGAACGCATCGCGTTGCTGCGCGGTGCGATGGCGCGCGAAGGTCTCGCTGCGTACCTGGTGCCGTCCGCCGATCCGCACCTCTCCGAATATCTGCCCGGGCGATGGCAGGGGCGGCAATGGCTGTCGGGCTTCACTGGCTCGGTTGGCACGCTGGTCGTGACGGATAGCTTCGCCGGCCTGTGGGTCGATAGCCGCTACTGGGTCCAGGCCGAAGCGCAACTCGCCGGCACCGGGGTGCAACTGATGAAGATGATGGCCGGCCAGCAAAGCACGCCTCATGTCGACTGGCTCGCTCAGAACGTCGAGAGCGGCGCGACGGTGGGCGTCGACGGCGCCGTGCTCGGCGTCGCTGCCGCGCGCACGCTGACCGAAATGCTGACAGCGCGCGACGTCAAGCTACGCACCGACGTCGATCTACTGGACGCGATCTGGCCGCAGCGGCCTTCGTTGCCGGCCGAAGCGGTGTACGAACACGCGGCTCCGCACGCGAGCGTCGCGCGCGCCGACAAGCTTGACCAGATCCGTCGCGCGATGCAGGAAAAGGGCGCGCAGTGGCATTTCATCTCGACGCTCGACGATCTCGCGTGGCTTCTGAATCTGCGTGGCGCCGACGTCAGCTACAACCCGGTATTCGTTGCGCACGCGCTGGTCGGGCTCGATCGTGCGTCCCTGTTCGTCGCTGACGGCAAGGTGCCGCAGGCACTCGCCGACGCGCTGGCGAGCGACGGCATCCGCGTCGAGCCGTACGCCAGGGCCGCCGACGCGCTCTCCGCCCTGCCGGTAGGCGCCACTCTGCTGATCGATCCGCGCCGCATTACCTTCGGCCTGCTGAAAGCGGTGCCGCCGGAGGTGAAGATCGTCGAGGCAGTGAACCCGTCGACGTTCCTCAAATCGCGCAAGACCGAGGCCGAGGCCGAATACGTCCGCGCGACGATGGAGCAGGACGGCGCGGCGCTTGCCGAATTCTTTGCGTGGTTCGAAGGCGCGCTGGGTCGCGAAACGATCACTGAGCTGACCATCGACGAGCGCCTGACGGCTGCGCGTGCGCGTCGGCCGGGGTTTGTCACGCTGAGCTTCGGCACCATTGCGGGCTTCAACGCGAACGGCGCGATGCCGCATTACCGCGCGACCGAAGCGTCGCACGCGACGATCGAGGGCAACGGGCTGTTGCTGATCGATTCGGGCGGCCAGTACCTGAGCGGCACGACGGACGTCACGCGCGTGGTGCCGATCGGCTCGATCACGGCCGAACACCGTGGGGATTTCACCACGGTGCTCAGGGGCACGATGGCGCTGTCGCGCGCGCAGTTCCCGCGTGGCATCCGCTCGCCGATGCTCGATTCGATTGCGCGCGCGCCGATCTGGGAGGCAGGCGCGGACTATGGCCACGGAACGGGTCACGGCGTCGGCTACTTCCTGAATGTGCACGAAGGTCCGCAGGTGATTTCGCACTACGCGCCGGCCGAAGCGTGGACGGCAATGGAAGAAGGGATGATCACATCGATCGAGCCGGGCATCTACCGACCGGGCAAGTGGGGCATCCGGATCGAGAACCTCGTGCTGAACCGCCCGGCTGAACAGACCGAGTTCGGCGATTTCCTGAAGTTCGAGACGCTGACCCTGTGTCCGATCGACACACGGTGCGTCGATCTCGCGCTGCTGCGTGACGACGAGCGCGCGTGGCTCAACGCGTATCACGAGACGGTGCGCACTCGCGTATCGCCGCATGTTTCGGGCGATGCAAAGGCGTGGCTCGAAATGCGTACGCAACCGGTCTGA
- the grxD gene encoding Grx4 family monothiol glutaredoxin, which produces MDTQQRIKQIVDENTVVLFMKGNAQFPMCGFSGRAVQILKACGVDEFKTVNVLDDEGVRQGIKEFSNWPTIPQLYVKGEFIGGSDIMMEMYQSGELQQLFAAA; this is translated from the coding sequence ATGGATACGCAACAACGCATCAAGCAGATCGTCGACGAAAACACCGTCGTACTCTTCATGAAGGGCAACGCACAGTTTCCGATGTGTGGCTTTTCGGGCCGCGCCGTCCAGATCCTGAAGGCGTGCGGCGTTGACGAATTCAAAACCGTCAACGTTCTCGACGACGAAGGCGTGCGCCAGGGCATCAAGGAATTCTCCAACTGGCCGACCATTCCGCAGCTCTACGTGAAGGGCGAGTTCATCGGTGGCTCGGACATCATGATGGAGATGTACCAGTCCGGCGAACTGCAGCAGCTGTTTGCCGCTGCGTAA
- a CDS encoding APC family permease — MKSSIQRNIGPFALMLTGLGSIIGSGWLFGAWKAAKIAGPAAICAWVIGAVVILAIALTYAELGAMFPESGGMVRYARYSHGALVGFISAWANWIAIVSVIPIEAEASIQYMSTWPYEWAHALFVNGSLTTPGLLLSAALVIVYFLLNYWGVKLFARANSAITVFKFLIPGATILGLMLTGFHKENFGEASNFAPYGWSAVLTAVATSGIVFAFNGFQSPINLAGEARNPSKSVPFAVIGSILIALVIYVLLQVAYIGAVSPGDVMKGWSHFNFASPFAELAIALNLNWLAILLYIDAFVSPSGTGTTYMATTTRMIYAMERNNTMPKMFGNVHPLYGVPRQAMWFNLLVSFIFLFFFRGWSSLAAVISVATVISYLTGPISLMSLRRAATDLHRPLHIRGMSVIAPFAFVCASLILYWARWPLTGEIILLMVVALPVYFYFQAKSGFGGWGRDLKAAWWLVAYLPVMAVLSLTGSKEFGGWGVLPYGWDMLVVIVFSLVFYFWGVRTGYRTEYLEERESHEDVLEGVGA, encoded by the coding sequence GTGAAAAGTTCTATTCAACGAAACATCGGGCCGTTCGCGCTGATGCTGACCGGGCTGGGTTCGATCATCGGCTCGGGCTGGCTGTTCGGTGCGTGGAAGGCGGCAAAAATTGCAGGGCCGGCGGCAATCTGCGCATGGGTGATCGGCGCCGTCGTGATTCTCGCGATCGCACTGACCTACGCCGAACTGGGCGCGATGTTTCCGGAATCGGGCGGGATGGTGCGCTACGCACGCTACTCGCATGGCGCGCTGGTCGGCTTCATCAGCGCCTGGGCAAACTGGATCGCAATCGTGTCGGTGATTCCGATCGAAGCGGAAGCGTCGATCCAGTACATGAGCACCTGGCCGTATGAGTGGGCGCATGCGCTATTCGTCAATGGTTCGCTGACCACGCCGGGTTTATTGCTGTCGGCGGCGCTTGTCATCGTGTACTTCCTGCTGAACTACTGGGGCGTGAAGCTGTTCGCACGAGCCAATTCGGCGATCACCGTATTCAAGTTCCTGATTCCGGGCGCGACGATCCTCGGCCTCATGCTGACCGGCTTTCACAAGGAGAACTTCGGCGAGGCGAGCAATTTCGCGCCATACGGCTGGTCGGCGGTGCTGACGGCCGTTGCGACGAGCGGCATCGTGTTCGCGTTCAACGGTTTCCAGAGCCCGATCAACCTTGCGGGCGAGGCGCGCAACCCTTCGAAGAGCGTGCCGTTTGCGGTGATCGGCTCGATCCTGATCGCGCTCGTGATCTACGTCCTGCTACAGGTCGCCTATATCGGCGCGGTGAGCCCGGGCGATGTGATGAAGGGCTGGAGCCACTTCAACTTCGCGTCGCCGTTTGCGGAACTGGCGATTGCGCTTAACCTGAACTGGCTCGCTATCCTGCTGTACATCGACGCGTTCGTCAGCCCGAGTGGCACCGGCACGACCTATATGGCGACGACCACCCGCATGATCTACGCGATGGAGCGCAACAACACAATGCCGAAGATGTTCGGCAACGTGCACCCGCTGTACGGCGTGCCGCGTCAGGCGATGTGGTTCAACCTGCTGGTGTCGTTCATCTTCCTGTTCTTCTTCCGGGGCTGGAGTTCGCTGGCAGCGGTGATTTCGGTGGCAACTGTGATCTCGTATCTGACGGGCCCGATCAGCCTGATGTCGCTGCGCCGCGCGGCAACTGACCTCCATCGGCCGTTGCATATCCGTGGCATGTCAGTGATCGCGCCGTTCGCGTTCGTTTGCGCGTCGCTGATCCTGTACTGGGCAAGGTGGCCGCTGACGGGTGAAATCATCCTGCTGATGGTCGTCGCGCTGCCGGTGTACTTCTACTTCCAGGCGAAGTCGGGCTTCGGTGGCTGGGGCCGCGACCTGAAGGCCGCCTGGTGGCTGGTGGCCTATCTGCCGGTGATGGCGGTGCTGTCGCTGACCGGCAGCAAGGAGTTTGGCGGCTGGGGCGTGCTGCCCTACGGCTGGGACATGCTGGTCGTCATCGTTTTCTCGCTGGTCTTCTATTTCTGGGGCGTGCGTACGGGCTATCGCACTGAGTATCTTGAAGAGCGCGAGTCGCATGAAGACGTTCTCGAAGGCGTCGGCGCGTAA
- the prmC gene encoding peptide chain release factor N(5)-glutamine methyltransferase — MENVATLLRASPLPALEARILLAHVLGWRRTELITRSDEPLDAALVARYQELEARRVAGEPVAQLVGVREFFGLDFEVTPDVLIPRPDTELLVETTLDALDGLKRPCVLDLGTGTGAIAIAIADARPDAQVWAVDCSPEALKVATRNAMRLLDPARPGGLLHLAQGDWYAALADGALRFHTIVSNPPYIASGDPHLSEGDLRYEPRGALTDEADGLCAIRAIISGAPAWLTPGGALWIEHGYDQAEAVRALLDAEGFAEVQSLRDLADIERISGGVLPG; from the coding sequence ATGGAAAATGTCGCTACGCTGTTGCGGGCCTCACCGCTGCCAGCGCTCGAAGCGCGGATTCTGCTTGCGCACGTGCTCGGCTGGCGGCGCACGGAGTTGATCACGCGTAGCGATGAGCCGCTCGATGCGGCGCTGGTGGCGCGCTATCAGGAGCTGGAGGCGCGCCGTGTGGCGGGCGAGCCAGTCGCACAACTGGTTGGGGTGCGGGAGTTTTTCGGACTGGATTTCGAAGTCACGCCCGATGTGCTGATTCCGCGCCCGGATACCGAACTGCTGGTCGAAACGACACTGGATGCGCTGGACGGCCTGAAGCGGCCGTGCGTGCTCGATCTAGGCACCGGAACCGGCGCTATTGCCATCGCGATTGCCGACGCGCGACCTGACGCGCAGGTGTGGGCCGTGGACTGTTCGCCGGAAGCACTGAAGGTAGCCACCCGTAACGCCATGCGCCTGCTCGATCCGGCGCGCCCCGGCGGGCTGCTGCATCTGGCGCAGGGCGACTGGTACGCGGCGCTCGCCGACGGCGCGCTGCGCTTTCACACCATCGTGAGCAACCCGCCGTACATTGCAAGTGGCGATCCGCACCTGTCCGAAGGCGACCTGCGCTACGAGCCGCGCGGCGCGCTCACCGACGAAGCCGACGGCCTTTGCGCGATCCGCGCCATTATCTCAGGCGCTCCGGCGTGGCTTACGCCAGGCGGGGCGCTGTGGATCGAGCATGGGTACGATCAGGCCGAGGCGGTTCGCGCGCTACTCGATGCTGAAGGTTTCGCCGAGGTCCAGTCCCTACGCGATCTGGCGGACATCGAACGTATCAGCGGGGGCGTGCTGCCCGGCTGA
- a CDS encoding UbiX family flavin prenyltransferase: METRAAPPRRLIIAITGATGAIYGIRLLETLKKLGGVESHLLISSAGWLNIQHELQLTKDDVHPLADVVHSVRDIGASIASGSFATDGMIVAPCSMKTLASVAHGLSDNLISRAADVTLKERRRLVLMVRETPLNLAHLRNMTAVTEMGGVIFPPLPAFYNQPASIDEMVDHTVAHALDLFGLGPALAPAWPGLHAPED, from the coding sequence ATGGAAACCCGGGCTGCGCCGCCGCGCCGGCTGATCATTGCCATCACCGGCGCGACGGGTGCCATCTATGGCATCCGGCTGCTCGAAACGCTGAAGAAGCTTGGCGGCGTCGAGAGCCACCTGCTGATCTCCAGCGCTGGCTGGCTCAACATCCAGCACGAACTCCAGCTGACCAAAGACGACGTGCATCCGCTTGCGGATGTCGTTCATTCTGTGCGCGACATCGGCGCGAGCATCGCGTCCGGCTCGTTCGCAACCGACGGCATGATCGTCGCTCCCTGCTCGATGAAGACGCTCGCCAGCGTGGCGCATGGCCTCTCCGACAACCTGATCAGCCGCGCCGCTGACGTCACGCTCAAGGAACGTCGCCGGCTCGTGCTGATGGTGCGCGAGACGCCATTGAACCTCGCGCATCTGCGCAATATGACGGCGGTCACGGAAATGGGTGGGGTGATCTTTCCGCCACTCCCGGCGTTCTACAACCAGCCGGCGTCAATCGACGAGATGGTCGATCACACCGTGGCGCATGCGCTGGACCTGTTCGGGCTCGGCCCGGCGCTCGCGCCCGCGTGGCCAGGATTGCACGCCCCAGAGGACTAA
- a CDS encoding Hsp70 family protein, which yields MTYCAIDFGTSNSAVALPEGASLRLAPVEGDYTTLPTAVFFNTDENTREYGRAALEAYVDGFDGRLMRSMKSILGSALADSTTDLGDGSAIRYTDVIGLFVDHLKRKAERAAGASIERAVLGRPVFFVDDDPRADLLAQQQLEAAARSVGLREIHFQYEPIAAAFDYESHLTEEGLVLVADIGGGTSDFSLVRVGPERMKRIERKDDVLAHHGVHVAGTDFDRRVELATILRELGYQSRDPEGRELPSRVYFDLATWHLINTVYSPKRVSELGLMRHLYVDMRQHDRLMRVVERRLGHALAAFAEEAKIGVAAGGETMIDLEQVEDDLRLAFDEAQLVQAGHDDMQRIVQAARDTVQAAGVAPRDVSAVYFTGGSTGLAFLSNALAAAFPAAKPVFGDRLASVATGLGIHARRIFR from the coding sequence ATGACCTACTGCGCGATTGACTTCGGCACCTCGAATTCGGCTGTCGCCTTGCCCGAAGGCGCCTCGCTGCGGCTTGCGCCAGTCGAGGGCGACTACACGACGCTGCCGACCGCGGTCTTCTTCAACACCGACGAAAACACCCGCGAGTACGGACGCGCCGCGCTTGAGGCTTACGTCGACGGCTTCGACGGCCGGCTGATGCGCTCGATGAAGAGCATTCTCGGTTCCGCGCTTGCCGACAGTACGACGGACCTTGGCGACGGCTCAGCGATCCGCTACACGGATGTGATCGGCCTCTTCGTCGACCACCTCAAGCGCAAGGCTGAAAGGGCGGCGGGCGCTTCGATCGAGCGCGCGGTGCTGGGCCGCCCCGTGTTTTTCGTCGACGACGACCCGCGTGCCGACCTGCTCGCCCAGCAACAGCTGGAAGCGGCGGCGCGTTCCGTCGGGTTGCGCGAGATCCACTTCCAGTATGAGCCGATCGCGGCCGCGTTCGACTACGAATCGCATCTGACCGAAGAAGGACTGGTGCTGGTGGCCGACATCGGCGGGGGTACATCGGACTTTTCGCTGGTGCGGGTTGGCCCCGAGCGAATGAAGCGCATCGAGCGCAAGGACGATGTCCTGGCGCATCACGGCGTGCACGTCGCCGGTACGGACTTCGACCGCCGCGTGGAACTCGCGACGATCCTGCGTGAACTCGGCTACCAGTCGCGTGATCCGGAAGGTCGTGAGCTGCCGAGCCGCGTGTATTTCGATCTCGCAACCTGGCACCTGATCAACACGGTCTACTCCCCGAAGCGGGTCAGCGAACTTGGCCTGATGCGGCATCTGTACGTCGACATGCGTCAGCACGACCGGCTGATGCGCGTCGTCGAGCGGCGGCTGGGGCATGCGCTGGCAGCGTTCGCGGAAGAGGCGAAGATCGGCGTTGCGGCTGGGGGCGAAACGATGATCGATCTGGAGCAGGTTGAAGACGATCTGCGCCTCGCATTCGACGAAGCGCAACTCGTGCAGGCCGGTCACGACGACATGCAGCGCATCGTGCAGGCCGCCCGCGACACAGTGCAGGCCGCAGGCGTCGCTCCACGCGACGTGAGCGCCGTTTACTTTACGGGCGGCTCGACGGGCCTCGCGTTCCTCTCGAACGCGCTGGCGGCGGCATTTCCGGCCGCGAAGCCGGTGTTCGGCGACCGCCTAGCGAGCGTGGCGACCGGCCTCGGGATTCACGCCCGGCGCATCTTTCGCTGA
- a CDS encoding class III extradiol ring-cleavage dioxygenase: MTQLPTLFLSHGAPTLPIDPSLPSAEFATLSAQLPRPKAILMLSAHWGTAQPVVSTSSAPETIHDFYGFPRQLYEIQYPAPGAPDVAQRAAELLGQHGIPTATQPHGLDHGAWVPLLLMFPEADVPVAQLSIQPRMDAAYHFRIGRALRALKDEGVMVIGSGQITHNLRAADFSARPEDADPRVKEFTDWFEARLAARDVDALLDYRAKAPHAVLMHPTDEHLLPVFSALGAAADDYTLSIQSLGTYQRSLAMTNYVFGSAA, encoded by the coding sequence ATGACCCAGTTGCCTACCCTTTTCCTGTCGCACGGCGCGCCGACGCTGCCTATCGACCCGTCTCTGCCGTCTGCGGAATTTGCCACGTTGTCGGCGCAATTGCCGCGCCCGAAGGCGATCCTGATGCTGTCTGCGCACTGGGGCACGGCGCAGCCGGTTGTCAGCACGTCGAGCGCGCCCGAGACCATTCACGATTTCTACGGTTTCCCGCGCCAGTTATACGAGATCCAGTATCCCGCGCCTGGCGCACCGGATGTCGCGCAGCGCGCGGCCGAACTACTCGGCCAACATGGCATTCCAACGGCGACACAGCCGCACGGGCTCGATCATGGCGCATGGGTGCCACTGCTGCTGATGTTTCCGGAAGCGGATGTGCCCGTCGCCCAGTTGTCGATCCAGCCGCGCATGGATGCCGCGTATCACTTCAGAATCGGCCGCGCGCTGCGGGCACTGAAGGACGAAGGCGTGATGGTGATCGGCTCAGGTCAGATCACGCACAATCTTCGCGCCGCCGATTTTTCGGCGCGTCCAGAGGACGCCGATCCTCGCGTGAAGGAGTTCACCGACTGGTTCGAAGCGCGCCTCGCTGCGCGAGACGTCGACGCGTTGCTCGACTATCGTGCAAAGGCGCCGCACGCCGTGTTGATGCACCCCACCGACGAGCATTTGCTGCCCGTTTTCTCGGCCCTCGGTGCCGCCGCCGACGACTACACGCTGTCGATCCAGTCGCTTGGCACCTATCAACGTTCGTTGGCGATGACGAACTATGTGTTCGGCAGCGCAGCCTGA
- the hemA gene encoding glutamyl-tRNA reductase — protein MQLLTIGINHHTAPVALRERVAFPLEQIKPALATFKEIWLGPAARTAPEAAILSTCNRTELYCATDDQAARDAAIHWLSRYHRLPIDELAPHVYALPQSEAVRHAFRVASGLDSMVLGETQIVGQMKDAVRTASEAGAMGTYLNQLFQRTFAVAKEVRSTTEIGAQSVSMAAAAVRLAQRIFDKVSNQRVLFIGAGEMIELCAAHFAAQQPRELVVANRTAERGARLAERFNGRAIPLSELPARMHEFDIIVSCTASTLPIIGLGAVERAVKARRHRPIFMVDLAVPRDIEPEVGQLEDVFLYTVDDLGAIVREGNASRQAAVAQAEAIIETRVQNFMQWLDARSIVPVIRHMHTQADALRRAEVERAQKMLARGEDPAAVLEALSQSLTNKLIHGPTHALNRASTENRDKLIELMSGFYRHSGSSDPSNR, from the coding sequence ATGCAGCTTTTAACGATCGGAATCAATCACCACACCGCGCCCGTCGCTTTGCGCGAACGCGTGGCGTTTCCGCTCGAACAGATCAAGCCTGCACTGGCAACCTTCAAGGAAATCTGGCTGGGCCCGGCAGCCCGCACAGCGCCGGAAGCAGCGATTCTTTCCACCTGTAACCGTACCGAACTCTACTGCGCCACCGACGACCAGGCCGCCCGCGACGCGGCGATCCACTGGCTGTCCCGCTACCACCGCCTTCCTATCGACGAACTCGCGCCGCACGTCTATGCGTTGCCGCAGTCCGAAGCGGTGCGCCACGCGTTTCGCGTCGCGTCGGGGCTGGATTCGATGGTGCTTGGCGAAACCCAGATCGTCGGCCAGATGAAAGATGCCGTCCGCACCGCGTCCGAAGCCGGCGCGATGGGCACGTATCTGAACCAGTTGTTCCAGCGCACCTTCGCGGTCGCGAAAGAAGTGCGCAGCACGACGGAAATCGGGGCGCAATCGGTATCGATGGCAGCCGCGGCCGTGCGGCTCGCGCAGCGCATCTTCGACAAGGTGTCCAATCAGCGCGTGCTGTTCATCGGCGCGGGCGAGATGATCGAGTTGTGCGCGGCGCACTTCGCTGCCCAGCAGCCGCGCGAACTGGTGGTTGCGAATCGCACTGCCGAGCGTGGCGCACGGCTCGCGGAGCGTTTCAACGGGCGCGCGATTCCTTTGTCCGAACTGCCTGCGCGGATGCACGAATTCGACATCATCGTGTCGTGCACTGCCTCGACGCTGCCGATCATCGGTCTGGGCGCCGTCGAGCGCGCCGTGAAGGCGCGGCGTCACCGGCCGATCTTCATGGTCGATCTGGCCGTGCCGCGCGACATCGAACCCGAAGTCGGCCAGCTCGAAGACGTGTTTCTGTACACCGTCGACGACCTCGGCGCGATTGTCCGCGAAGGCAACGCGTCGCGTCAGGCTGCGGTCGCGCAGGCCGAAGCGATCATCGAAACGCGCGTGCAGAATTTCATGCAGTGGCTCGATGCGCGTAGCATCGTGCCGGTCATCCGCCACATGCACACGCAGGCTGATGCACTTCGCCGCGCCGAAGTCGAACGCGCGCAGAAGATGCTCGCGCGCGGCGAAGATCCGGCAGCGGTGCTCGAAGCGCTGTCGCAGTCGCTCACCAACAAGCTGATCCACGGCCCGACGCACGCGCTCAACCGCGCCAGCACGGAGAACCGTGACAAGCTCATCGAACTGATGAGCGGTTTCTACCGGCACTCCGGCTCGTCCGACCCGTCCAACCGTTAG
- the prfA gene encoding peptide chain release factor 1: MKTSMQSKLDQLTTRLAELNDLLSREDITSNLDQYRKLTREHAELGPVVEQYGLWRQALNDEATAQELLSDASMRDFAEEEIRAAREQKVKLESELQTMLLPKDPNDSRNIFLEIRAGTGGDESALFAGDLLRMYLRYAERNRWQVEMMSASESDLGGYKEVIVRIAGDAAYSKLKFESGGHRVQRVPATETQGRIHTSACTVAVMPEADEIGEVEINPADLRIDTFRASGAGGQHINKTDSAVRVTHLPTGIVVECQDDRSQHKNKDRALKVLAARIKDKQSHEQQAKEAATRKSLIGSGDRSERIRTYNFPQGRLTDHRINLTLYRLEAIMDGDLDELIAALVSEHQAELLASLGDAE; encoded by the coding sequence ATGAAAACGAGCATGCAAAGCAAGCTCGACCAGCTCACAACCCGGCTGGCCGAACTGAACGATCTGTTGAGCCGCGAGGACATTACCTCCAATCTCGACCAATACCGCAAGCTCACGCGCGAGCATGCGGAACTCGGCCCTGTTGTCGAGCAATACGGACTGTGGCGCCAGGCGCTCAATGACGAAGCAACCGCGCAGGAACTGCTGTCGGACGCGTCGATGCGCGATTTCGCCGAGGAAGAAATCCGCGCGGCACGCGAACAGAAGGTGAAGCTCGAAAGCGAATTGCAGACGATGCTGCTACCGAAAGATCCGAACGATTCGCGCAATATCTTCCTGGAAATTCGCGCGGGCACGGGCGGCGACGAGTCCGCTCTGTTCGCGGGCGACCTGCTGCGGATGTACCTGCGCTACGCGGAACGAAACCGCTGGCAGGTCGAGATGATGTCGGCGAGCGAATCGGATCTGGGCGGCTATAAGGAAGTGATCGTGCGGATCGCCGGCGACGCCGCGTATTCGAAGCTGAAATTCGAATCCGGCGGCCATCGGGTGCAGCGGGTGCCCGCCACCGAAACGCAGGGTCGCATTCACACCTCGGCGTGCACGGTCGCGGTCATGCCGGAAGCGGACGAAATCGGCGAAGTCGAGATCAATCCCGCCGATCTGCGCATCGACACGTTCCGTGCGTCAGGCGCCGGCGGCCAGCACATCAACAAGACAGACTCGGCGGTGCGCGTGACGCACCTTCCGACTGGCATCGTCGTCGAATGTCAGGACGACCGGTCGCAGCACAAGAACAAGGATCGCGCGTTGAAGGTGCTCGCCGCGCGCATCAAGGACAAACAGTCCCACGAGCAGCAGGCGAAGGAAGCCGCGACGCGCAAGAGCCTGATCGGCTCGGGCGACCGGTCGGAACGGATCCGCACGTACAACTTCCCGCAGGGGCGCCTCACCGATCACCGGATCAACCTGACGCTGTATAGGCTCGAAGCGATCATGGATGGCGACCTGGACGAACTGATCGCCGCGCTTGTCAGCGAGCATCAGGCGGAGTTGCTGGCGTCGCTCGGTGACGCGGAATAA
- a CDS encoding cold-shock protein: METGTVKWFNDAKGFGFITPDGGGEDLFAHFSEIRTEGFKTLQENQKVTFEVKTGPKGKQAANIKPV, from the coding sequence ATGGAAACCGGTACCGTCAAGTGGTTCAATGACGCAAAGGGCTTTGGCTTCATCACGCCGGACGGCGGTGGCGAAGATCTGTTCGCGCATTTCTCGGAAATCCGCACGGAAGGCTTCAAGACGCTGCAAGAAAACCAAAAGGTAACGTTTGAAGTGAAGACGGGCCCGAAGGGCAAGCAAGCTGCTAACATCAAGCCGGTGTAA